In Ignavibacteriota bacterium, a single genomic region encodes these proteins:
- a CDS encoding galactose mutarotase, which translates to MRIFRAGIVVALATAGLMMGCSRSTEKTMSNDPVVFGTTPDGTSVMLYTLRNAAGMEAKITNYGGIIVSLTAPDKNGTYDDVVLGYDSLAGYIRVTPYFGALIGRYGNRIGKGQFTLDGKAYQLTVNDGANHLHGGKVGFDKVVWDAKQVTTADGPGLVLTYVSKDGEEGFPGTLTSTVTYTLKANNELVMDFAATTDKPTIVNLTAHSYFNLAGATSGKSILDHLMMIDADTYTPVDNGLITTGELKDVTGTPMDFRTPTAIGARIGADDPQLHLGPGGYDHNWVLKSGGKSLAVNARVVEPTTGRVLEVLSDQPGVQFYSGNFLDGTIVGKGGVKYEFRHGFCLEPQHFPDSPNKPSFPPVRLDPGQKYTATIVYRFSVK; encoded by the coding sequence ATGCGTATCTTCCGTGCTGGTATCGTGGTGGCGCTGGCAACGGCTGGATTGATGATGGGATGTTCACGTTCTACGGAGAAGACAATGAGCAATGACCCTGTGGTCTTTGGCACGACGCCCGACGGCACAAGCGTCATGCTGTACACTCTTCGCAATGCCGCCGGCATGGAGGCGAAGATCACCAACTATGGCGGTATCATCGTGAGCCTTACTGCGCCCGACAAGAACGGGACGTATGATGACGTCGTGCTGGGCTACGACTCGCTTGCCGGGTACATCCGGGTGACGCCGTACTTTGGCGCACTCATCGGGCGCTATGGCAACAGGATCGGCAAGGGACAGTTCACGCTGGATGGGAAGGCCTATCAATTGACCGTCAACGACGGCGCGAACCACCTGCATGGTGGAAAGGTCGGGTTCGATAAAGTGGTGTGGGATGCGAAGCAGGTCACGACGGCCGACGGCCCCGGGCTGGTGTTGACCTACGTGAGCAAGGATGGCGAGGAGGGGTTCCCGGGCACGCTCACGTCGACGGTGACCTACACGCTGAAAGCGAACAACGAGCTGGTCATGGACTTTGCGGCGACGACGGACAAGCCGACGATCGTGAACCTGACGGCGCATTCGTACTTCAACCTGGCCGGCGCGACGTCGGGGAAGAGCATCCTGGACCATCTGATGATGATCGATGCCGACACGTACACGCCGGTGGACAACGGGTTGATCACCACAGGTGAGTTGAAGGATGTGACCGGGACGCCGATGGACTTCCGGACACCGACGGCGATCGGCGCACGCATCGGTGCGGATGATCCGCAGTTGCATCTCGGTCCGGGTGGTTACGATCACAACTGGGTGTTGAAATCGGGTGGGAAGTCGCTTGCCGTGAATGCCCGCGTTGTGGAGCCGACCACCGGCCGTGTGCTTGAGGTGCTGTCGGACCAGCCGGGCGTGCAGTTCTATTCGGGGAACTTCCTTGATGGCACGATCGTCGGTAAGGGCGGAGTGAAGTATGAATTCCGTCACGGCTTCTGTCTGGAGCCGCAGCATTTCCCGGATTCTCCGAACAAGCCTTCCTTCCCGCCGGTCCGCCTCGATCCGGGCCAGAAGTACACCGCCACGATCGTCTACCGTTTTTCTGTAAAGTAA
- a CDS encoding galactokinase, with the protein MSHAEKPLQGGPSVHDAAFVHYLEDLYPGKADAARTRYGALERQFVNAYDVAPVLYASAPGRVEVGGNHTDHNHGRVLAAAIDLDAIAAAAPTADGMITVTSEGYQHPVSVRCDETAAKKDESGTTQSLVRGIVARFKEKGYRTGGFRAHITSQVAPGSGLSSSAAVEVLIGTILNGLFNDGAIAPEEIAAIGQFAENVYFGKPCGLMDQTASAVGGIVTIDFRDPGKPEIQQLKRSFGEFGLQVLVIHTGGSHADLTPEYAAVPAEMKAVAQALGGRVCRDIADEQALVAALPGLRAVAGDRAVLRAIHFLRETARVEEQVRALEGGDIAGFLAGVIASGRSSALWLQNCYPSSAPTEQGIMLALALTEQYPGVAQRGGWRVHGGGFAGTMLAILPGDLVPGYRAAMEAVFGAGSVAVLTARQAGAVWFRL; encoded by the coding sequence ATGTCACACGCAGAAAAGCCGCTGCAGGGTGGGCCCTCCGTCCACGATGCTGCGTTCGTCCACTATCTCGAGGACCTCTATCCGGGCAAGGCCGATGCTGCCCGCACCCGGTACGGGGCGCTGGAGCGGCAATTTGTCAACGCCTATGACGTCGCGCCTGTGCTCTATGCAAGCGCACCGGGACGCGTCGAGGTGGGAGGCAATCACACCGATCATAATCATGGCCGTGTGCTCGCGGCAGCGATCGACCTGGATGCCATCGCCGCGGCGGCCCCCACGGCGGATGGCATGATCACGGTCACGTCGGAGGGATACCAGCATCCCGTGAGTGTCCGGTGTGATGAGACCGCGGCGAAGAAGGATGAATCCGGCACCACGCAGTCGCTGGTCCGGGGGATCGTAGCGCGGTTCAAAGAGAAAGGCTATCGCACCGGCGGATTCCGCGCACATATCACCAGCCAGGTCGCGCCGGGATCGGGGCTGAGTTCTTCGGCTGCCGTGGAGGTGCTGATCGGCACCATCCTCAATGGGCTCTTCAATGACGGAGCCATCGCACCCGAAGAGATCGCGGCCATCGGACAGTTTGCGGAGAACGTGTACTTTGGCAAGCCATGCGGGTTGATGGACCAGACAGCCTCCGCGGTGGGGGGGATCGTGACGATCGACTTCCGCGACCCCGGAAAGCCGGAGATCCAGCAGCTCAAGAGGTCGTTCGGGGAGTTTGGACTCCAGGTGCTGGTCATTCATACCGGCGGGAGCCATGCAGACCTCACCCCGGAATATGCTGCAGTACCGGCAGAGATGAAGGCTGTTGCGCAGGCCCTCGGTGGGAGGGTCTGCCGCGACATCGCGGATGAGCAGGCGCTGGTAGCGGCACTCCCCGGGCTCCGGGCGGTTGCGGGCGACCGTGCGGTGCTGCGCGCGATCCATTTCCTGCGTGAGACCGCGCGGGTGGAAGAGCAGGTGCGTGCGCTCGAAGGCGGCGACATCGCGGGATTCCTTGCCGGTGTCATCGCCTCCGGCCGGTCCTCCGCGCTCTGGTTGCAGAACTGTTATCCCTCTTCCGCTCCGACGGAACAGGGGATCATGCTTGCACTTGCGCTCACCGAACAGTATCCTGGAGTGGCGCAGCGTGGCGGGTGGCGGGTGCATGGGGGCGGGTTCGCCGGGACCATGCTTGCGATCCTTCCCGGAGATCTCGTGCCGGGGTACCGTGCGGCGATGGAAGCGGTGTTCGGGGCGGGAAGCGTTGCGGTGCTGACGGCCCGACAGGCCGGCGCCGTGTGGTTCAGACTTTAA
- a CDS encoding GDP-mannose 4,6-dehydratase translates to MSTYLVTGAAGFIASVVCEKLIEAGHTIVGLDNLNDAYDVRLKEWRLQRLRALDRFTFVQGDINDRVAVRPVFEKGVEGVYNLAARAGVRQSVENPWVYMDTNMKGTVTLLEFCREFGVKNFLMASTSSLYGAHNPQPFREDADTNKPLSPYAASKKGAETACFTYHHLYGLHVTIPRYFTVYGPAGRPDMSLFRFVQWIVEGRPVAINGDGSQSRDFTFVEDIARGTIAGFGKPGYTIVNLGSDTPIVLKDTITLIERLTGKNAILEYHPLHAADVMATWADIGRARSLLGWEPRVTFEEGVTRLVDWYMANRKWASQVVTD, encoded by the coding sequence GTGTCCACGTATCTTGTCACGGGTGCAGCGGGGTTCATTGCATCCGTCGTCTGCGAAAAGCTCATCGAAGCCGGCCACACCATCGTGGGGTTGGACAACCTCAATGATGCCTATGATGTCCGTCTCAAAGAATGGCGGTTGCAGCGCCTTCGTGCGTTGGACCGTTTCACATTCGTCCAGGGTGATATCAACGATCGCGTCGCCGTTCGCCCGGTGTTCGAAAAGGGAGTGGAGGGGGTGTACAATCTTGCGGCGCGGGCAGGTGTCCGGCAGTCGGTGGAGAATCCCTGGGTCTACATGGACACGAACATGAAGGGAACGGTCACGCTCCTGGAATTCTGCCGCGAATTCGGCGTGAAGAATTTCCTGATGGCGTCGACGTCGAGTTTGTACGGAGCCCACAACCCCCAGCCGTTCCGCGAGGATGCGGATACCAACAAGCCATTGTCGCCCTATGCTGCATCGAAAAAGGGTGCCGAGACCGCATGTTTCACCTACCATCATTTGTATGGACTCCATGTGACCATCCCGCGCTACTTCACGGTCTATGGGCCGGCGGGGAGGCCTGATATGAGCCTCTTCCGTTTCGTGCAATGGATCGTGGAAGGGCGGCCGGTCGCCATCAATGGTGATGGCTCCCAGTCGCGGGACTTCACGTTCGTTGAGGATATAGCGCGGGGGACGATCGCCGGATTCGGGAAGCCGGGATACACGATCGTCAATCTGGGTTCGGATACGCCGATCGTATTGAAGGACACCATCACCCTGATCGAGCGCCTCACCGGCAAGAACGCCATCCTCGAATATCACCCGCTTCATGCGGCGGACGTGATGGCGACGTGGGCAGACATCGGGCGGGCTCGTTCGCTCCTGGGTTGGGAGCCGCGTGTCACGTTCGAAGAGGGGGTGACCCGGTTGGTCGACTGGTATATGGCGAACCGGAAGTGGGCTTCGCAGGTGGTCACAGATTGA
- a CDS encoding UDP-glucose--hexose-1-phosphate uridylyltransferase: MLHPHRRRNPLTGEWVLVSPQRTQRPWQGGQEALPPASLPHHDPACYLCPGNTRAGGASNPEYTSTFVFTNDYPALLPEASGEVWKDSPLLTGEEVTGTSRVVCFSPRHDQTFADLPVEGIRAVIDTWAAETAALGERYRWVQVFENKGAVMGCSNTHPHGQIWAGSSLPNEPAKEDREQHAYLRERGAVLLLDYVELEIARGERIVAMNDRWVALVPFWAVWPFELLILPRTHLRRLPECTDADRERLAALLSLVLRGYDRLFSVSFPYTMGWHGAPFMTEETAHWQLHAHIYPPLLRSASVKKFMVGYEMLAEPQQNLTAESAAGVLRSLCTPTGR; this comes from the coding sequence ATGCTCCATCCGCACCGTCGACGCAACCCCCTCACCGGCGAGTGGGTCCTGGTCTCCCCCCAGCGCACCCAACGCCCATGGCAGGGAGGACAGGAGGCACTTCCTCCGGCCTCACTCCCGCACCACGACCCGGCATGCTATCTGTGCCCGGGGAATACACGCGCGGGCGGTGCGTCGAATCCGGAGTATACGTCGACCTTCGTCTTCACCAACGACTATCCTGCATTGCTCCCGGAGGCTTCCGGAGAGGTCTGGAAGGACAGCCCTCTCCTCACCGGCGAAGAGGTCACCGGCACCTCACGCGTCGTCTGCTTCTCGCCGCGCCACGATCAGACATTCGCTGACCTGCCCGTGGAAGGGATCCGGGCCGTGATCGATACCTGGGCGGCCGAGACCGCCGCACTCGGCGAACGCTACCGATGGGTCCAGGTCTTCGAGAATAAAGGTGCGGTGATGGGGTGCTCGAACACGCACCCGCACGGACAGATCTGGGCGGGATCGTCCCTGCCGAATGAACCTGCGAAAGAAGATCGCGAGCAACATGCGTACCTCAGGGAACGCGGCGCGGTCCTCCTTCTGGACTATGTGGAGCTGGAGATCGCTCGCGGAGAACGCATCGTCGCCATGAACGACCGCTGGGTTGCCCTTGTCCCGTTCTGGGCCGTGTGGCCGTTCGAACTGCTGATCCTCCCGCGCACGCACCTCCGGCGATTGCCTGAGTGCACCGACGCCGACAGGGAGAGACTCGCTGCCCTGCTCTCCCTGGTCCTGCGCGGCTACGACCGCCTCTTCTCCGTGTCCTTCCCGTATACCATGGGCTGGCACGGCGCACCGTTCATGACGGAGGAGACGGCGCACTGGCAGCTGCATGCACATATCTATCCCCCGTTGTTGCGCTCCGCCTCCGTCAAGAAGTTCATGGTGGGGTATGAGATGCTTGCCGAGCCGCAACAAAACCTCACGGCAGAGTCCGCCGCCGGCGTGCTCCGCTCGCTCTGTACACCAACCGGCCGCTAG
- a CDS encoding T9SS type A sorting domain-containing protein encodes MKPRFYFFAVVAMTMVCAVGLFAQGLETVGGPYTVDSNTVVLLHFDGSMTNAAAAIGKTDTVAVRNTTNPSKIYFLNNTAIPALGQCVRLDNGAITDSTYLTIADTSAVDLTGSFTIEAWANIFSFGDNAQDYRWVPRVCMKPADVTFYDGANWWLEMWGDNRLFHGGYVAESGNYVSVTSPNNMFVPGEWVHLTFIRDAARGFIAVMVHDKDKVLKGFLTKGFTIGDAPKTTKQAVHIGWAGAKGITNASNDSWLDGFIDELRISKVARNFAGPPVISDVTILPNQPTTATSYAAGITVFPLNAGGSITSVVLKYRTDTTSAFSSVPLTGGANNRFTGVIPATTFGKQVQYYYVATDNNAMTAMYPSDAEAATSPTRLSFYVYQPNAMTLDLTFEEGPSGNPVDHSPNAATIVTRVQKDYSTDVPMGGGNYSWQLKTHPGVAIDSNWVEAVSPFLAAEEFTMDCWLKADSTDRHAVRIIINPSAEKDWNNANFELSLRNGGPGVPVFTARYWANDLSAAYVVQDTVAGSTHIGKWRHIILERKANPAKFAMVIKDENDAVIFHKIVDAPKPPIMAGAPMRIGRSWFDGADNYYVGPYRGRIDNVKLYNYAATGATAGVGIDQVGGPYTPDANTVVLLHFDGNMTNSAAAIGKTDTAAVRNTTNPSKIYFLNNTAVPSLGQCVRLDNGAITDSTYLTVADTAALDLTGSFTIEAWANIFTFGDNAQDYRWVPRVCMKPADVTFYDGANWWLEMWGDNRLFHGGYVAESGSYVTVTSPNNMFVPGEWVHLTFINDTARAFIAVMVHDKDKNLKGFLTKGFTKGDRPKTTRQAMHIGWAGAKGITNASNDSWLDGFVDELRVSNVVRKFAGPPVIAEVTILPNQPTTAANYPVSITVFPLNAGGSISSVSLKYRTDTTGSFSTVALSGGAQDKFTGTIPSTTFGKKVQYYYVATDNNGQGAMYPSDAEAATNPTLLSFYVYQPHAMTLDLTFEEGPSGNPVDHSPNGAQIVTRVQKDYSTDVPTGGGVYSWQLKTHAGVSIDSNWVEAVSPFLAAEEFTMDCWLKADSTDRHAVRIIINPSKENDWNNANFELSLRNGGPGVPVFTARYWANDLSVAYVVQDTLAGSTHIGKWRHIILERNASSQEFAMAIKDENDALLFKKAVAAPKPPIMAGAPMRIGRSWFDGADNYYVGPCRGRIDNVKVYNYPAAGITTGVDGEQETPLVFALAQNYPNPFNPTTRINFTVPVQVQTKLLVYDILGRQVKTLVNDVLHAGQHFVQWDGTNGSGAQVASGVYFVRMTAGQFEKTTKMMLMR; translated from the coding sequence ATGAAACCCCGGTTCTACTTCTTTGCCGTCGTCGCGATGACGATGGTGTGTGCGGTTGGGCTGTTTGCGCAGGGGCTCGAAACGGTGGGCGGGCCCTATACCGTCGACAGCAACACGGTCGTGCTGCTGCATTTCGATGGTAGTATGACGAACGCCGCAGCAGCGATCGGGAAGACCGATACTGTTGCTGTACGGAATACCACCAACCCCTCCAAGATCTATTTCCTGAACAACACCGCGATCCCGGCTCTCGGACAGTGCGTCCGCCTGGACAACGGTGCGATCACCGACTCGACCTATCTGACGATCGCTGATACCTCCGCGGTCGACCTGACAGGGAGTTTCACCATCGAAGCATGGGCGAACATCTTTTCGTTCGGCGACAACGCCCAGGACTATCGCTGGGTCCCGCGTGTCTGCATGAAGCCCGCCGATGTCACGTTCTATGATGGCGCGAATTGGTGGCTTGAGATGTGGGGCGACAACCGTCTGTTCCACGGCGGCTATGTAGCGGAATCAGGCAATTACGTTTCCGTGACCTCCCCGAACAACATGTTCGTGCCCGGCGAGTGGGTCCATCTGACCTTCATCCGTGATGCCGCCCGCGGTTTCATCGCGGTCATGGTCCACGACAAGGACAAGGTCCTGAAGGGATTCCTGACAAAGGGCTTCACGATCGGCGACGCGCCCAAGACCACGAAGCAGGCGGTCCATATCGGTTGGGCCGGTGCCAAGGGCATCACGAATGCAAGCAACGACTCGTGGCTTGATGGGTTCATCGATGAACTCCGTATCAGCAAGGTGGCCCGCAATTTCGCCGGACCGCCCGTGATCTCGGACGTCACGATCCTCCCGAATCAGCCGACGACGGCGACATCCTATGCAGCGGGCATCACCGTGTTCCCGTTGAATGCCGGCGGCAGCATCACGAGTGTCGTCCTGAAGTACCGCACGGACACCACGAGCGCCTTCAGTTCGGTGCCGTTGACCGGTGGTGCGAACAACAGATTCACCGGCGTGATCCCCGCGACCACGTTCGGCAAGCAGGTGCAGTACTACTATGTTGCCACGGACAACAACGCCATGACGGCGATGTATCCGAGCGATGCGGAAGCGGCAACCAGTCCGACACGCCTGTCGTTCTACGTCTACCAGCCGAACGCCATGACCCTGGATCTGACATTCGAAGAAGGCCCCTCCGGGAACCCGGTGGACCATTCCCCGAATGCAGCCACGATCGTGACGCGTGTGCAGAAGGACTATTCGACGGATGTCCCCATGGGCGGCGGCAATTACTCATGGCAGCTGAAGACCCATCCCGGTGTGGCGATCGATTCGAACTGGGTGGAAGCGGTGTCGCCGTTCCTGGCAGCGGAAGAGTTCACGATGGACTGCTGGCTCAAAGCGGACTCCACCGACCGTCATGCGGTGCGTATCATCATCAATCCTTCGGCAGAGAAGGATTGGAACAATGCGAACTTTGAACTGAGCCTCCGTAACGGCGGCCCGGGCGTCCCGGTGTTTACGGCACGCTACTGGGCGAACGACCTGTCGGCAGCGTATGTCGTGCAGGACACGGTCGCCGGTTCCACACACATCGGCAAGTGGCGCCATATCATCCTTGAACGGAAAGCCAATCCCGCCAAGTTCGCGATGGTCATCAAGGACGAGAACGATGCGGTGATCTTCCATAAGATCGTTGATGCACCGAAGCCGCCGATCATGGCGGGTGCACCGATGCGTATCGGCCGTTCCTGGTTCGATGGCGCCGACAATTACTACGTCGGGCCGTACCGCGGCAGGATCGACAATGTGAAGCTGTACAATTATGCGGCGACGGGAGCTACTGCCGGCGTCGGTATCGATCAGGTCGGCGGTCCGTACACGCCGGATGCGAACACCGTGGTCCTGTTGCATTTTGACGGCAATATGACCAACAGTGCGGCGGCGATCGGGAAGACCGATACCGCAGCAGTGCGCAACACCACCAATCCCTCCAAGATCTACTTCCTGAATAACACCGCGGTCCCGAGTTTGGGCCAGTGCGTCCGTCTGGACAACGGTGCCATCACGGATTCCACGTACCTGACGGTTGCCGACACGGCCGCATTGGACCTGACCGGCAGCTTCACGATCGAAGCGTGGGCGAACATCTTTACGTTCGGCGACAATGCCCAGGATTACCGCTGGGTGCCGCGCGTCTGCATGAAGCCGGCCGACGTCACCTTCTATGATGGTGCCAACTGGTGGCTGGAGATGTGGGGCGACAACCGCCTGTTCCATGGCGGGTACGTTGCCGAATCCGGTTCGTACGTCACCGTGACCTCCCCGAACAACATGTTCGTGCCGGGTGAGTGGGTCCATCTGACCTTCATCAATGACACTGCCCGCGCGTTCATCGCGGTCATGGTCCATGACAAGGACAAGAACCTGAAGGGATTCCTGACGAAGGGATTCACGAAGGGTGACAGGCCGAAGACGACGAGGCAGGCGATGCATATCGGCTGGGCGGGTGCGAAGGGCATCACGAACGCGAGCAATGATTCCTGGCTTGACGGCTTCGTGGATGAGCTCCGCGTCAGCAACGTGGTCCGCAAGTTCGCCGGTCCGCCGGTGATCGCGGAGGTCACGATCCTGCCGAACCAGCCGACGACAGCAGCGAACTACCCGGTGAGCATCACCGTGTTCCCGTTGAATGCCGGCGGCAGCATCAGCAGCGTGTCCCTGAAGTACCGGACCGATACGACAGGTTCGTTCAGCACGGTCGCGCTGTCGGGCGGCGCCCAGGACAAGTTCACGGGAACCATCCCGTCGACGACGTTCGGCAAGAAGGTCCAGTACTACTACGTCGCCACGGATAACAATGGCCAGGGTGCCATGTATCCGAGCGATGCAGAGGCCGCGACGAATCCGACCCTGCTCTCGTTCTATGTGTATCAGCCCCATGCCATGACGCTGGACCTCACGTTCGAGGAAGGCCCGTCCGGTAACCCGGTGGACCATTCACCGAACGGCGCCCAGATCGTGACGCGTGTGCAGAAGGACTATTCGACGGATGTTCCCACCGGCGGCGGTGTTTACTCGTGGCAGCTGAAGACCCATGCCGGCGTGTCGATCGATTCGAACTGGGTGGAAGCGGTGTCGCCGTTCCTGGCAGCGGAAGAGTTCACGATGGACTGCTGGCTCAAAGCAGACTCGACCGACCGTCATGCGGTGCGCATCATCATCAACCCCTCGAAGGAGAATGACTGGAACAACGCGAACTTCGAGCTGAGTCTCCGCAACGGTGGTCCGGGCGTACCGGTGTTCACGGCACGGTACTGGGCGAACGACCTGTCGGTCGCCTATGTCGTGCAGGACACGCTCGCCGGTTCCACGCACATCGGCAAGTGGCGCCATATCATCCTCGAGCGCAATGCGTCCTCGCAGGAATTCGCCATGGCGATCAAGGATGAGAACGACGCTCTCTTGTTCAAGAAGGCGGTTGCCGCACCCAAGCCGCCGATCATGGCAGGTGCACCGATGCGTATCGGCCGGTCGTGGTTCGATGGCGCCGACAATTACTACGTCGGGCCGTGCCGCGGCAGGATCGACAATGTGAAGGTGTACAACTATCCGGCCGCAGGCATCACGACCGGTGTGGACGGCGAACAGGAAACACCGCTGGTATTCGCTCTGGCGCAGAACTATCCGAACCCGTTCAACCCGACCACACGGATCAACTTCACGGTCCCGGTGCAGGTCCAGACGAAGCTCCTTGTGTATGACATCCTCGGACGCCAGGTGAAGACCCTGGTGAACGATGTGTTGCACGCGGGCCAGCACTTCGTGCAGTGGGATGGGACCAACGGTTCCGGTGCCCAGGTGGCCAGCGGCGTGTACTTCGTCCGCATGACCGCCGGACAGTTCGAGAAGACCACGAAGATGATGCTCATGCGGTGA
- a CDS encoding polysaccharide biosynthesis protein — protein sequence MDHSMHGTTPELPMEALKRMLHGLTHLRNRYLIGIDTLGLVLSPALAFLLRTESTDQFATHWHAIVGYTLLMVLMRWVVFYRVGLYKALWAYASVQELLLVVRAVTLTGLLEIMLFFMVMGFSGNFGNGFPRSIPLLSALLTAFHVTGVRFSIRVIFALVSRREFQSVKSKPVLIAGAGTGGIAVARELQRNLHLGLVPIGFVDDDPKKCTKMICGVPVFGLFSDIPWVAQRHNIKEVIIAMPAASGQVIRRVVQICKEAGVPSKITPGLFDILRGAARVVNVREIQLEDLLRREVLESNPETVRAAVGGARVLVTGAGGSIGSEIVRQLKNFRPAELILLGHGETSIFHMMKELEEHPVPGMVVTPVIADVRDLERMQQVFFKHRPQIIFHAAAHKHVWLMEQNLPDAITNNVMGTRVLVTLAEKFGVRRFVMISSDKAVNPTSVMGVTKRIAELIVQDAANRTGRGFVTVRFGNVLGSRGSVVPIFKHQIDMGGPVTVTHPDVTRYFMTIPEAVHLVLQAGSMGSGGEMFVLDMGEQLKVVDIARDVIRLSGYTESEIGIEFTGLKPGEKMYEELFYETDDTEATAHPMITVSRHNFAAEYGSIGTGTASSPYETGLSIDVDTLIEAAAQGNLESAHAIIQRIVPQYTPATEYVAEQVEGTAIHPVLRPVNAPGIAVNG from the coding sequence ATGGATCATTCAATGCATGGTACGACACCTGAATTGCCGATGGAGGCCCTGAAGCGGATGCTTCACGGTCTGACCCATCTCCGCAACCGGTATCTCATCGGCATTGACACGCTGGGGCTTGTCCTCAGTCCGGCACTGGCATTTCTGCTGCGCACGGAATCGACGGACCAGTTCGCGACCCATTGGCATGCGATCGTCGGGTACACGCTCCTCATGGTCCTCATGAGGTGGGTCGTGTTCTATCGTGTGGGGCTGTACAAAGCGCTGTGGGCGTATGCGAGTGTCCAGGAATTGCTGCTCGTGGTACGTGCTGTTACCCTCACCGGGTTGCTGGAGATCATGCTGTTCTTCATGGTCATGGGATTCTCAGGGAACTTCGGCAACGGATTCCCCCGGTCGATCCCTTTGCTCAGTGCATTGCTGACCGCCTTCCATGTGACGGGTGTGCGGTTCTCCATCCGTGTCATCTTCGCGCTTGTCAGCCGCCGGGAATTCCAATCGGTGAAGTCGAAGCCTGTCCTGATCGCCGGTGCGGGTACGGGAGGCATCGCTGTTGCACGGGAACTGCAACGCAATCTCCATCTCGGACTGGTACCGATCGGCTTCGTGGATGACGATCCGAAGAAATGCACCAAGATGATCTGCGGCGTCCCGGTGTTCGGACTGTTCAGTGATATTCCGTGGGTTGCACAGCGGCACAATATCAAAGAGGTCATCATCGCGATGCCGGCTGCCTCGGGGCAGGTCATACGCCGTGTGGTGCAGATCTGCAAGGAGGCGGGGGTTCCGAGCAAGATCACGCCCGGACTGTTCGATATCCTGCGTGGTGCTGCGCGGGTGGTGAATGTCCGCGAGATCCAGCTGGAGGATCTCCTCCGGCGGGAGGTCCTGGAATCGAATCCGGAGACGGTCCGTGCTGCTGTTGGCGGTGCGCGGGTGCTGGTGACGGGGGCGGGCGGGTCGATCGGGAGCGAGATCGTGCGTCAGTTGAAGAACTTCCGGCCTGCAGAGCTCATCCTGCTCGGGCATGGCGAGACGTCGATCTTCCACATGATGAAGGAGCTGGAAGAGCATCCGGTCCCGGGCATGGTGGTCACACCGGTGATCGCCGATGTGCGGGACCTGGAGCGGATGCAGCAGGTCTTTTTCAAACACCGGCCGCAGATCATCTTCCATGCAGCGGCGCACAAGCATGTCTGGCTGATGGAGCAGAATCTTCCTGATGCCATCACGAACAATGTGATGGGGACCCGCGTTCTGGTGACCCTGGCCGAGAAGTTCGGTGTCCGGCGGTTCGTGATGATCTCGAGCGACAAGGCGGTGAATCCGACGAGCGTCATGGGCGTCACCAAGCGCATCGCGGAACTGATCGTGCAGGATGCCGCGAACCGGACGGGACGCGGGTTCGTGACCGTGCGGTTCGGGAACGTCCTGGGAAGCCGCGGGAGCGTTGTTCCCATCTTCAAGCACCAGATCGATATGGGGGGACCGGTCACGGTGACGCATCCGGATGTGACGCGTTATTTCATGACGATCCCGGAAGCCGTTCATCTCGTCCTGCAGGCGGGCTCCATGGGATCCGGGGGTGAGATGTTCGTGCTCGACATGGGTGAGCAGTTGAAGGTGGTGGATATCGCGCGCGACGTCATACGTCTGAGCGGGTACACGGAATCGGAGATCGGGATCGAGTTCACCGGATTGAAACCCGGCGAGAAGATGTATGAGGAGTTGTTCTACGAGACGGATGATACAGAGGCAACAGCGCACCCGATGATCACGGTCTCCCGCCACAATTTTGCGGCAGAGTACGGGTCGATCGGGACGGGGACGGCATCGAGTCCGTACGAGACGGGATTGAGCATCGATGTGGACACGCTGATCGAAGCTGCGGCCCAGGGCAACCTGGAGTCGGCGCACGCGATCATCCAGCGGATCGTTCCCCAGTATACGCCGGCGACGGAATACGTCGCGGAGCAGGTGGAGGGCACAGCGATCCATCCCGTGCTGCGTCCGGTCAATGCCCCGGGCATCGCGGTGAACGGCTGA